Sequence from the Rutidosis leptorrhynchoides isolate AG116_Rl617_1_P2 chromosome 3, CSIRO_AGI_Rlap_v1, whole genome shotgun sequence genome:
caatattaggtcaagaaccagaactggattgagcattttcacaatcttttgaatgtattaattggggaagaaagtagggatggtaaaaataatgagacggaagaggtcaatttatagcgaaatatctgacatagaaatcgaggcagattacgcatttaatcaaagaaaatcctaatttccgcaaattccgaagaatcaaatcttatttagattatgaagattttctattccttaaattacggaaatcaattgttactacgtcaagagataagacgcatctctattctccatttcactctattacgataacttctctcatacgctttgagtaatcggattgttttatccatattattcaacggtaataaaattctatttatcaactcatattcgtcatgaaaacatttttattgttagccatgacgacctcactcaaatttcgggacgaaatttctttaacgggtaggtactgtgatgacccggaaatttctgatcaaatttaaacttaatctttgtatgattaacatttccgacacgataagcaaagtctgtaaaactgaatctcaaaatttttgaactattcaaatacctttcggttattctcaacgattcgcgaaccattatatgtaaatagatacatatatatactataacttgaaaatgtaacaaagttttaattgcatgataacgtacattaaacttattgatttatatatctatttgaatatatatgatttcaagttatttagtaaacgataataacattcgattattgattcgattgatatttagataagttaactaaaacgtttaagatgaaccagtaaaacactaatttgctacagtgttttcaaattgccacattactcaaaatgctacagtgttttcgaaaatcactatttgctacagtgaaatttactttgctacagtgaattgctaccgtaaaaattgactttgctacagtaactttgctacagtaaaacgctattttaaaatgtattttaacaaatagcgagacaatgatttatagaagtaaatgaccaaaacactcaaatgtataagttataatttgagtgatataatttagggataatttaagttatattgtgacaaaggtacaagtcacaaaacgaaaagtacacgatataaaatagtacgcaaggacgtctgaaaatccggaaccgggacccgagtcaagaagaaacgcccgacgcaacggaccaaaaatatctagtctactatgcacaagaataaaatataatatataaataattatattaattatttatatatttatatttattttatattatgtcgacaagctaggagccaaaacaatgtgagctgtccctggtcctcatgcgagtcgcatggccagaaggccatttccatgcgagtcgcatgactccagatttcaggccaggttctataaattgcaacattttctgccgagtaaagaaagaaaaaaaaaacacacacatacatattactccgtatttattttatttattatttatattattattattattattattattattaataagattattattaatcttattatttttttattattagtgttattatttttgcgatacaaaaataataatgtacatcaaatattacgacggagtgttgtccaagtaattttcaaaatgagttttcgagcaagctagagctaaggaaattatgggttattgccaaggaggttatgggtaatgttcgggggtattttttgtaaatcaaacctcgtgtttatcatctccgatgcgtctacgtgcttttctacaatattgtatatcaatattaaacagtgagtttcatatgatcccttttactcaatatatttttgggctgagaatacatgcgactgtttataaatactgaaaatactagatttatatgcgtaagtttcatatgatcccttatactcaatatatttttgggctgagaatacatgcactctattttaaacgcaatggatacaagtacatactaaattctacactgagtttgaaccgaaaatcccttagctttggtaactagtaactgccagttataagaactggtgggcgcaggtagtagtatatggatccatagggcttgacatccccgtccgagctagagcactagccttttaacggacgtatgctatttgagaagcgtacacgttggtttgcgtgtattattaagatgattatacaaagggtataaattatatatacgttaagtttagttaccagggtgctcaatttcgtagaatattttgataaacgtttctggatgaaacaactgaaatcttgtaatccacttttatatacagattatgcgaaacactaaaactatgaactcaccaacctttgtgttgacacttgttagcatgtttattctcaggttccctagaagtcttccgctgtttgcttacatgttatacaagctatgtgcatggagtcttgcatgctttattcaagaaaacgttgcattcacaaaaccatcatcatgtatctattttgactgcattgtcaacggaagtattattgtaaactattatttacggtggttgtctatatgtagaaatcatcagatgtcgaaaaccttggaattaaatattcatttatggtatgccttttcaaaagaatgcaatgtttacaaaacgtatcatatagaggtcaaatacctcgcaatggaatcaatgaatgacgtgttcgtccatatggatttggagcgatcgtcacaattttattcgacaacatataaatgatggtactttattattggagaaaatccttggtacgaagaatcctgctgatatgtttactaaggttgttacgacagagaaattgaggttttgcattacctcaattggtcttctaatgaattgatgagagaagaccccaactagagaattagagagttaatatTCTAACAAGtaatgttgaagaccttgtatcgaaagtctgctcatccgaagtatgtgttgagtgtgcgtgtcccaaatggagtttggcggtataatggtggtttaacgttcttggttagatcgttgatattttgggttgacgaaggttgggtttgttcaaagtcttcaagtgggagattgttggagatatgaagaactttaaacaattagagggaagattccagaaaactcacacgaagcttccacgaagttgttaggaaactcacatgtagcttctacgaagttgttaggaaactcacatgtagcttccacgaagttatgaggaaattcacatgtagcttccacgaagctgtcaggaaactcacatgtagcctccatgaagctgtcaggaaactcacatgaagcttcaaggaattgtttttagcttactccttaaatcattatataaatagaccctcttgtaactcattgtaaacacaccacaaatattcagtaaatacattctctagttggtccgtggactaaagcaatcacaacgattgcatataaccacgttatctcttgtgtcgatttacatttcttgcatttataatcattcgttcattaagtgggttagtaatcttgtagaattactatggtgagtgatcttgttgaatcacttgcgttgttttgggtcctaatatgctATGCATCATCATTTTTTGCCATCATCACCATTAATGAGGATAGTATTCGGTTGATCAATCAGTAGTAAAGTTTTAGTGTACGAGTGCACGCTGACTTCCATCATAGAATAATAGTCTTCAAAAACTTCAAGATCGGTGAAGTGTTCTAAGCATGGATTGTAAACTTCATATCTATCTCCTTTAGAAGGTGATGATGTTAACAATATAGGCTCCCCATTCTTTGTAAATCCTTCTACAAAATCGGCTGAACCCATTGGTGCCTTATAAGTAAAAACCTTTTCATAAGAGTTTGGAGCACCGTGCTTTAATATCCAGACATCAAAAACTTTTTGATTGCCCTCTTTGTACTTTTTAATCAGAGCAAGAGACTCCATTCGCTTAGAGAGACCTAAATGCCCGTCACGTTTTGCCAAACTATCTGGTAGGTCGTCTACTTCATCAAGTTTTTCAGTTGTCAAATCAAATGTATTAATCATATATCTATCACCTCCATTCACTGTTCTTCTTAAAGCAACAAAATAAATGACACCATTTAATTCTACCTGATCGAATTCCAAGTGAACCGATATACGATGCTTATTGCTAGGTACAGTTCTCCAAACCCCCGAGCTTACACTATAAACCTGGGCATCCCAGTTGACTTTATTAGAATGGGTAGTACTATCACAACATCTCCAAAGGTTGACCAGCTTAGGATCACAAGTGTCACGACTGACTCCAAAGCCAACAACCGTATGAAAGGCATTAGGAATCGAAACGTCAACGCGCCTCTGAATAAAGGGATTACATATAACACATTTCTCATCTATATTTTCATGATCATATATGCATATCAACCCGCTAGAGGAACCGAGTACGAACGATGAGTTAGGAGAAGTAATACACCACTTGTTTCGTGGGAAATTTTCAACATCAATGATTGAAACGTAAATTGGTGATTCAGCATCGGTTTCTGTTTCGTACCGTATAAGTATATGATGCTGCTGATTGTGGCGGACACTGTGATCATTGATGAACTTCGGGCTTTTGATGATgttattaaatgattttgaaatcaGCGTGCATTGAATCAGTGATTTAATAGGAAGACGTTTTATGATTTCAATTTGAATCTCGATCGGTAATTCGGAGTGCGAGTCAATATCAGCATCTGTTTTCGCCTCCTTAGTGGTTTTGCCCTCACCTATAaaacatattattatataaagCATAAAAAACATGAGCATATTGCAAGTTGCAAAAACATGTACACGTGTaattaaagaaagaaaaaaataggtGTACCTTGATCTTTTGCGGACTCCTTCTTGGTAGGAACTTTAGTCTCtaccttttttcttttcttttcttccttAGATTTCTTACTTGATTCAGCAACACCTTTCTTGGAGGCCAAAGTAGAAGACTTTTTATTGGATTTAGTAGTAGCTGATTTCACATCATGAACTTTTTTAACTGATCAACAAATGGATAGGTCATATTGCAATTGGTCAAGAGAAGCTAAGATAGAAAATCTAAAAGGTTGAGTGCCCAGATGTATGCAACTTCTAAATTGAGCATGCGTTAATCAACAAGCATATCAGTATAAAGGGTGCCAATTAAAAAATGCGAGTGATTTGCTAACACTATGTTAGTGATTTGTAAATCTTTATAGTACACAATCCTGCACTTAtcctatttattttttattttatattatttttaccaGCAAAATCTTATCCTATTTATTATTcagttaaataataaaaaaatgttcAGATACATGCATTGATCTTATCTAATTCAGTCTCTCTCTTTTAACATATGACACTTGTATATAAGACAgacatacatatacatgtataaatataaacaCACAGACACACACAACTAAAGTTTCTTCATGTGTATAATTAAAGAAAACGAACTATATATAAGTACGTAAATTAAATAAAAGCAGTAATAGCGTGTACCATTTAGAATTATCTTAAGCCGGGTACTTGAACCCTGCACCAATCGACCCATACATACGATCACATACAAGCAAAGATAATAAACCACTAATTAAAAACATCAATTCAACAAAGTACTTACTTTTCCAATTGAAAGGGGTTTTGGAGAAGATAGCCTACTCATAGACTGTGTGTAGCGTTCAACAGTCTTCCTTTCTCTACTTGGCCTTTCAATCGGTTTCACAGGACTCGATTCACTCTTCAATTTCTTCAAATCACCTCTTTTTGCACTATTATCTTTACTTTCTCTTTTCTATgaagaaagaaaaaataaaaacaGTATGTTACTCACTTTACACTGCCACTGTTGCTCAATATATTTAACACGCATTTTAAGATAATTTTCACAAGACATCTAACAAAACAAATGCATAGATTCATGAAGAAACAAACTTGTTCTTTTTCAGGAAGTAAGACTTCAGTTGTTACATGTGGAGATTGTAGAAACTCTAACAGCTTTAATGAAACCTCTTCctgaaaacattaaaaaaaaaaaaaaaaaaccacatactatcaacaaaaaaaaaaaaaatcattacagTGTATTGTCCATATTATGATCCAATGATTGAATTTTACACTTGCCTTCGTAAGAGATGACTTGTTGATTTGAAGATTAAGAAGATCGCAGAAATCAAATAACTTTTTTATAGTAAGTTTATCAAGCCTCTCTTTCACCTTTGTCCTCTGTTTTTCCTGCAGCCAACATAAAAATAACAGTCCAAAGTTAAATAAAAACTAATCCAGTCATATTACTGTAGTATTTATAGCCATGGTATCTAATTAAAGAAAAAAATAGTTCCACCATATCAAACATAATTAAATAGAGCAAAAATGTTCACCTCATCATCAGTCCAAACAAAACCAGAAAACATGCCAATGTTCTTTTTCAAAGTGTTCAGCTGTAAACATGACCATCGTACTTGACAAATTAGAAGAAAAAAGACTACTAAAAGTGGCAGATTTGGGATCAGGATTCTCACATTTGCTCGCTTATTGTAAAGAACAATATGTAGTGACTGCAAGTTATCATCAGGGTTCCTCTTGGACATCTTGTACGCTACTGAAATAATATGTTGAGCACATGATTAAGAGGGAGTTGGATAAATACACAGCTAATTTTCACTAATAACATTCAAAACCATAAATATTGATAGGAATCAGAAGTATCATCCCATATACTTCTGTAACAACTAATTATTCGATTATATTATACTTATCAGGCTTAGATGGTGAAATATGAAGACTTCAAAGAGTATATGTTAGAGCTCATTGAATGACAGAAACACATATGCCAATCTGTTTCAATAATAtagcacacacacacacaaaaccgCAAGGGAATTTATGTGTTTATCTTATCAACAAAAGGAGATGTCACATTTTAATTAGTCACAAGGTGCTAATATAAAAATTCAAAAAAGGTAGTGTGCCTAGATGTATGCAACTTCTCAAGTATGCATGATGCCTAGAGAATAAAAGGATAAACTAGTTAGTGTAATGAGTTAGAAAAGCCCCCAAACTGTGTGTTATGTAACTTCTTAAGAAAAAAGAGTAACACAACAAATTATAAAGGCCAAATGGTTTGTGAAGATATATTGCAAAAAAGTTCACAAGGTCTAAAAAATATAATTCGTAGAAAAACTATGACCATAAGAAATGGTCCATAATAAAGAAATTGAAATAATGGGTGTTAACTGAATAATGTTACGGTTCACATTAAATAATTTTATGGTTTAAAGAGCATCAAAATTTGTAATGTGAGTACATGCTCAAAGCCTAATTTGATGACAAGTTGTATCCTAATTCAAACTCCAAAGTCACACTAATTTGATGACAAGTTGTATCCTAATTCAAACTACCTCTATGAAGTAGTTGTCTGCTTTAAACATAGTACAACTAATAACCCGGCACAAAAAGTCACGAGCAACAACATGGTAAACGAAAAAGATACTCAATCACACATACTGCCCCTGCACACAACTACGATCTTCAATAATAGCAATGAGATAATAAAGTTTGGTTCCTGAACTGAGTACTCATAGTCCATATTCCACAAACCCTATAGAGATCTCACTTTCTAATTATATTTGTTCAAGCCCAAGCATGTCAAGTATAATGATATAATCACCTACACCCCTTCAAAATCATCAAGCACAAAACTATCTAAACCAAAACCTAGAGACAACACATTCAATATCATGTAGATATACCCACAACAATTTCAGATTTCAATTTATGAACACTAAGATGCATAAGTCCAAGAACATAAGAGAAAAACAACAGTAAGCAGGGCCTGGATGGAATCAGAAAACAAGAACGGGAAACAAATATACAGTTCACATGGTCTACAAATTATAAGTAGAAAAAGCACTCCGAAAGCCCTATTCACGTAGGTAAGCTCTGGATATTAAATATCAAA
This genomic interval carries:
- the LOC139899848 gene encoding putative F-box protein At5g15660; translation: MSKRNPDDNLQSLHIVLYNKRANLNTLKKNIGMFSGFVWTDDEEKQRTKVKERLDKLTIKKLFDFCDLLNLQINKSSLTKEEVSLKLLEFLQSPHVTTEVLLPEKEQKRESKDNSAKRGDLKKLKSESSPVKPIERPSRERKTVERYTQSMSRLSSPKPLSIGKGSSTRLKIILNVKKVHDVKSATTKSNKKSSTLASKKGVAESSKKSKEEKKRKKVETKVPTKKESAKDQGEGKTTKEAKTDADIDSHSELPIEIQIEIIKRLPIKSLIQCTLISKSFNNIIKSPKFINDHSVRHNQQHHILIRYETETDAESPIYVSIIDVENFPRNKWCITSPNSSFVLGSSSGLICIYDHENIDEKCVICNPFIQRRVDVSIPNAFHTVVGFGVSRDTCDPKLVNLWRCCDSTTHSNKVNWDAQVYSVSSGVWRTVPSNKHRISVHLEFDQVELNGVIYFVALRRTVNGGDRYMINTFDLTTEKLDEVDDLPDSLAKRDGHLGLSKRMESLALIKKYKEGNQKVFDVWILKHGAPNSYEKVFTYKAPMGSADFVEGFTKNGEPILLTSSPSKGDRYEVYNPCLEHFTDLEVFEDYYSMMEVSVHSYTKTLLLIDQPNTILINGDDGKK